The Rhinoraja longicauda isolate Sanriku21f chromosome 25, sRhiLon1.1, whole genome shotgun sequence genome has a window encoding:
- the LOC144605788 gene encoding hydroxycarboxylic acid receptor 2-like, translating to MDNETRECSAGDIASSYNPPVILITFVLGFIGNSIALWIFSFHVKSWTPNTVYSLNLAIADTLLICCLPFRAVYFVRGKDWVFGDVPCRLKVFMISLNRICSIIFLMVIAIDRYFKVVHPFHRLNKITAKGAAKLAGGLWVAAVAICSHLLKERHDFQHQNVTNCEPFKINHSLGPTTIWTYTIFIVFKFLLPFSVILFSTTSIVWRLKQMKAEMRANYKRAAKLVIAVSTVFVLCFLPTNVAVVAVLITKLRSATDCKSYMVAVDIFHNTLFITYFNSVMDPVIYYFSSSAFRDVFKKPFHCLSLSHSTSATGLEKHPKDVKVELDAD from the coding sequence ATGGACAACGAGACACGGGAATGCTCTGCAGGGGACATTGCATCGTCCTATAACCCCCCGGTCATCCTGATAACCTTCGTCCTGGGATTCATTGGGAATTCAATCGCTCTGTGGATCTTCTCTTTCCACGTGAAGTCGTGGACACCAAACACGGTGTATTCGCTGAACCTGGCCATCGCGGACACTCTGCTAATCTGCTGCCTGCCCTTTCGAGCGGTCTACTTTGTACGCGGCAAGGACTGGGTCTTCGGCGACGTTCCCTGCCGCCTGAAAGTCTTCATGATCTCCTTAAACCGGATTTGCAGCATAATCTTCTTGATGGTCATCGCCATCGACCGCTATTTCAAGGTGGTCCACCCTTTCCACAGACTCAACAAGATCACTGCCAAGGGTGCGGCGAAGCTGGCGGGAGGCCTGTGGGTTGCGGCGGTGGCGATTTGTTCTCATTTGTTGAAGGAACGGCACGATTTTCAGCACCAAAACGTGACCAACTGTGAACCCTTCAAGATAAATCACAGCCTGGGTCCTACGACTATCTGGACTTACACCATATTTATTGTCTTCAAGTTTCTTTTACCGTTTTCGGTGATTCTTTTCTCCACCACCAGCATCGTCTGGAGGTTGAAACAGATGAAAGCTGAAATGAGGGCGAATTACAAGCGAGCGGCGAAGCTTGTGATCGCCGTGTCCACTGTctttgtcctctgcttcttgccGACCAACGTCGCCGTGGTCGCCGTCTTAATCACCAAGCTACGAAGTGCCACGGACTGCAAGTCCTACATGGTCGCCGTGGATATCTTCCACAATACTTTGTTCATCACTTACTTCAACAGTGTGATGGACCCGGTCATTTACTACTTTTCCAGCTCAGCGTTCAGAGATGTTTTCAAGAAACCTTTTCATTGTCTCAGTTTAAGTCACTCGACATCAGCCACGGGCTTGGAAAAGCATCCAAAGGATGTCAAAGTAGAACTGGATGCGGATTGA